The sequence TACCTTTACGATTACTTACAAGAATACGGGCAATGCTGATCTCACAGGTGTAGTGATATCCGATCAAATTCCAGGGGGTTTGACTTATGTGGATGGGAGTGCGAGCCATGGTGGCGTCTATGATCCCAGTACGCGTACAATTACGTGGAATATAGGTACTTTGACCCCTGGTAGCAGTGGCACCCTCACTTTCCAAGTAACTGTCGATAGTACTGCCACTGGCGTAATCAAAAATGTCACAGTAATTAGATGTCACGAGATTCTAGAACCTAGGGAGGCATCGGTCGAAATATCCGTTGCAGGAATAATTCCAGAGGTTCTACCATATCCAGAAGCTGTACCTGAGGTGCTACCTTATCCAGCTAAGCTTCCTCCCACCGGGTTTGAGTTATTATACTATTTAGCTGTGGCAATACTTCTGATAACCGTTGGCTTTGTTCTGCAGCTCGTCGGTTCCAAGAGGTATCCAAAAACTAGATAAGTTAGAATCTCGGAGAAAAGGCGATCTTCCATTCAACTGAAAGTGGACTTTTAACGTGGAGACCTTTTAACTCGTGGAATTACTCATCCTTATTCTGGTATCATAGGATTGCCTTGGATTTTCGTTTTCCTTAATTTTAGAGAAGAGAAATGAGGACAAAATTTTTGAAGCCTCTTGGAAAATTATTCATAGTCATTGGTGTTTTGATACTCCTGTATTTAATATTCACGGATATCTATGCAGCCTTTGAGCAACGAAAGCTCGTTCAAGAGTGGAGAGGCGGATCCAAGGATTCGTTGCCTTCAGCGAAGGACTCTCTACCTTCAATGATTCCTCCTCTTTCGGAGGGTGAAAAAAAGGTTATTCAAAATCTCCCAGAGCCACGAGATAAAAAACCTATAAGTGTACGGGCATTCGCTAGATTAGTTATTCCTAAAATAGGGTTGGATGTCATCGTGGTTGAAGGTACCACTTGGGAAGCTCTCAGGAAGGGACCTGGTCACTTGGAAGGCAGCGCTCTCCCGGGTGATAAAGGAAACTGTGTGATATCCGGACACCGTGTGACCTACAGTGCGCCTTTTAGGCGGCTTAACGAGTTGAAATTGGGCGATGAGGTCTTGATTTACTCATTATCTCGCGAATCTCCTTGGAGATATATGGTTGTTGCGAAGAAGATAGTTAAACCCACGGATGTAAGTGCGATCAAGCCCACTGAAGATCCCAGATTAACTTTAACATCTTGCCATCCCCCTCATAGTGTAAGGCAAAGACTCATCATCATTGCTGAGCTTTCTTCCCAGAGCGAGCATTAGGGTATTAAATTCCATTTATTTGGAGGGAAATCTCGGTGATTCCATAAATAAATAAAAGAATTCTTTTGGGAGAGTATCTTTCAAATTCTTTTCACGTTTATACAAACGGAGGAATTAATGACACCTTTAAAGACGGCACAAGACTTAAAGGACATTGTGGAACGAGCAAAGGTAGGAGATGGTGAAGCTTTTGGGATGTTATACGATATCTATTTCGATCGCGTTTATGGATACATTTACTATAAGGTGGGTGATCCCACGGAGGCTGAGGATCTCACGGAAAGAGTTTTCCTGAAAGCCTTGGAAGCGATCGACAAATTTAGTTGGAGAGGAGTTCCTTTTTCATCGTGGTTGTTCAGAATAGCTCGCAATTTAATGATCGATTATTACCGAACGAGGTCGAGGTCAACCATGATACCCGTGAGTGATCGGATCCAAACCATTGATCGTGAGGATCCAGAGGAGATAGCGATAAGGAAATTTTCCTATGAAAAATTGTATGCTGCCATATCGAGGTTAACTGAAGAGCAACAGGAGGTAATCATCCTTAAGTTCTTCATGAATCTTTCGAATGCGGGAATAGCCCGAACATTGAATAAGACCGAGGGGGCAATAAAAGCTCTTCAGCATAGAGCCCTACACTCGCTGTATCGAATTTTGAAGGGAGAATCCAATGATGAACGAGAGTGATAAAATCGTTAGGTTAGCAGAGGTTTTGGATAGATGCATAGAACTTCTCCTAAGTGGAGAGGAAAATATGGAGGGATGTTTGGCTCGTTATCCTGAGTTTAAGGAAGAGCTTGAACCTCTACTCCGTACAGCTGCTTTTGTAAGAGCCGTTCCTTTACCCACACCCTCCTCGACGTTTAGAATCACAGCTCGTCAGCGGTTACTCAAAACTGCTGAAGCTAGGGGGCGAAACCGGATGGCTTTTGTCGAGAGAGTCACCGGTATCAAGGATATACTGATGAGGGTAGCCGCGGTTATTCTCATTGTTATCTTGGTGGGAAGCGGAGCGGTTGCAGCTTCTGCTCGGAGTTTACCGGACAGCCCACTTTATCCCCTGAAGATAGCCATGGAACGAGTTCAATTGGTCTTTGCCTTTGATGATTATAGCAAAGCCCAGCTGCATCTAAAATTCGCGAAAAATAGACTCAATGAGATAATGCTATTAGTTGCTCAAGGTAAAGAGGAGGGTCTTAACACCGCATTATCTGAAATGAATAATGAGGTTGAAAAGGTACAAGCCATGGTGGAAACCATCCCTGCGAACAAAAAGATGGAAATTTTACGCAAAGTAATAGAATTAACTGAGTACCAGGGGCAGGTCCTTCAAACGGTATGGACCAAAGTACCCGATCCAGCAAAAGGTGCGATACAAAGGGCCGTTGAAGTCAGCCGAAGGGGCCATGAACAGGCGGAGAGTGCTCTTAAGAAGAAGGAGAGAATTATTACACCTCCGAAACCAAAGGTTCCGAGGGCTCCAAAGGTTCCCGATAAATCGAGGATGAGAGAGGAAACCGAATCCACTCCTTCCATCAGTCCTCAAGAGAGTGAACATCCTCAAGAACGCGAAGAAGGTGAATACGAGAGAGATTCGAGGGAATAAAGTCTACTTTTATCGAGCGAGGAGATAATAGATGAGGATTTTTGATTTTCAAGTCCTTATAAAGGAAATTTATTTTGAAAAGGACAATCGCAGAGGAATTGATGGAACCTTCGTGTGGTTTACCGAAGAAGTCGGGGAGCTGGCTCGAGCTTTAAGATCGGGGAATACCACAAAACTCAGGGAAGAATTCGCTGATGTACTCGCCTGGCTGGTTAGTTTGGCTTCTCTATGCGATGTCAACTTAGAGGAAATGGCAATGAATAAATATAGCAAGGGATGCCCGAAATGTGAGCAAAAACCTTGCGCGTGCAGGGAATTTTGAAGCAAAAATATGGTGGTTTTCAATTGCGAAGGGGGATTAAAAGTTTATTTAATGGAGCGGTAGGCTATTACCCCCATTACAATGGCGAGGATCGCTATCACAAATAGACAAAGAGCCCAAAGTGTTTGCACCGATTCTATAATCATCCAATATACACCTCCATTTTTTCCTTTTATTCGACGGAATCTGCAGATATCCTTCAAATTATACATCTACTTTAGTTTGCAAATTTCCTATATCCACTCGCTTTAGCATATCAACCTCTTAAAACGAGAGCCTCCCAAGTGCCAAAATTTTTTAAAAAATTATGAAAAAATTGAAGGAATTTTGATATTGGAATAGAATTTGTAGTTTGGAGCAAAATGGTTTAAAATGGTGTAAATTGGTGTGAGGAGATTTTAGTGACGTGTTCTCGGGTGAATTTCATCACACATTGGATAGTACAGGACGATTGATACTACCAGCGGAGTTTAGAGATGCTCTCGCGGATGGCTTGTTCATTGCTAAGGGAATGGAAGAATGCTTGTTCATTTTCTCTCGCAAGGAGTGGCTACAGTTGGCGGATAAAATAAGACTTTTGCCATTAACCAAGAAAGCCGCCCGTCAATTTTCTCGCTGCCTCTTTTCGGGGGCGAAAGAAGGGGTTTTAGATAAACAAGGTAGAGTTTTGATCCCCGAGCATCTGAGGAATTACGCTGGCTTAAATAGAGATGTGGTCATAATAGGTGTTTCAAATCGATTGGAGATTTGGAACAGGGAGAATTGGGAAACTTACCAAAAGCAAGCCGAGAAATCTTATGCTGAGGTTGCCGAGCATCTGCCCGAATTGAGTATATAGAATCGGTCCTTCAAAAGTGCAGACCCGCCTGCCCAGCAGGCAAGGGGTGATTTTTAATCAAACTTTTTTCAAAAAGGTTTGAGCATAAACCGGTTTTGCTGGCTGAAGTCCTGAAGCAACTTAATTGCAGGGATGGCAGCATCGTCGTAGATTGCACCTTAGGCGGGGCAGGACACGCAAAGGCGGTTGCAGATTTAATCGCACCAGGAGGTCTCTTAATAGGGATTGATGTAGATGAAACAGCAATTGAAGCAGCAAGAGAAAATGCACGCTTCAGCCAGCAAACCAAAATAATTAGGGACAATTTTAAAAATCTCGATAAAATCCTTCACAATTTAGGTATTCATGCGGTAGATGGCATTCTCTTTGATCTCGGTCTTTCCTCGGCTCAATTGGATGCGCCCGAAAGAGGTTTCAGTTATAGATTTGAAGCTCCCTTGGATATGCGAATGGATCTTTCACAGAAGTTAACCGCTGCGGATGTGGTAAATACATACACTGAGGCAGAATTAGCATTCATTATCAAAAGATATGGGGAGGAGAGATGGGCATCTAGAATTGCTCACTTCATAGTAGAAGCTAGGGAAAGGGGACCGGTCAAAACAACCACTCAACTTGTGGGGATCATAAAAGATGCAATTCCCGCTTCGGCTCGTCGTAAAGGAGGACATCCGGCTAGAAGAACTTTCCAGGCTCTGAGGATAGAGGTCAACAAAGAGCTCGAGAGTTTGGATAAAGCCATAAGGGATGCGGTTAAGTGGCTTAAACCCGGTGGTCGGATAGTAGTCATATCTTACCACTCCTTGGAGGATAGGATCGTTAAGGATACTTTCAAGGAGTTGGCAAGGGGTTGTATATGTCCACCTTCGATACCAATTTGCCAATGTGGCAGAAAATCTTCGATCAAGATTTTAACGAGGAGACCCATAAAGCCAGGTCCTGAAGAAATTGAAGCAAATCCGCGGGCGGATAGCGCAAGATTACGCGCAGCGGAAAAGATACCTCTACCGGCAGGCAGGTAAGGTGGGAACCAATGCAAACAGCAAGGAAAATAGCAAAGACTTCGAGTCAACCTTTACGCTCATTTAAAGTCATCGAGAATCGAGGGTATGGAAGGTTCTCTTCTCCCTTTGTAAACTTTTTATTCTTCAGTTTCATCCTCGCTCTATTTGTAATGCTTAATCTCTCTCAACGTGCTCTCATTGCCCAATATGCTCTTCAGATGGAAAAGCTTAAAACAACTCTTCATGTGGAGCAAATCAAACACGAGAAACTCCTTCTGCAGGCGATGGAATTAAAATCCCCCGAGAGAATAAGAAAGATTGCCTGCGAGAAACTAGGCATGATAAGTCCAACAGAGGTTAGTTACATTACCCTCCCTCCAGAGATGAATCTCCAGGAGGAGAGAGAATCATTTGCACGGGGTTCACCTTCTTCTAAAGAATCGGATATCCTCGGGAGACTGTGTAAGCTCGCTGGACGTCTCGAGAAATTCCTGAGAAGCCCAGAAGCCGAAGCAAAGAATTAATATAGCTTGAGAGGAATCTCATGGGAAACGTCCAGTCGCGTAGGAAGGAGGAGCGAAGAATACTTCTCCTTCTTGGTATCGTTATTATTGGTCTATTGGGGATTGCTACCCGCCTTATCTTTATTCAGGGAGTTGAAGCCAAGAAATACGATACTTTAGCTCTCAAGCAGCGCCTAAGACGCATTGAGTTAGCTCCTCACCGAGGCACGATTTATGATAAAGATGGCCAGGAACTGGCGGTAAGTGTTCAGAGGGAAACGATTTATGCCACCCCCTACCTCATCAAAAATCCCCTTCGTGTTGCATCAAAACTTTCTCTCATTCTTGGTGCGAATGAAGAGATTCTTTACAAAAAGCTAACCAGAGATTGTGGCTTTGTTTACCTCGCTCGCAAAGTTGATCAGGAGAAAGCCGATGCCGTAAAGGCATTGGAGATTGAGGGGATAGGATTTTTAAATGAGAATAAAAGATACTATCCATGTAATTCCGTTGCTGCTCAAGTTGTAGGGTTTGTTGGCGTTGATAATAAGGGTCTCACCGGACTCGAACTCTATTACGATGATCTTTTGCGAGGTAGACCAGGTGAGCTTATTGTCGAGAAGGATCCCTTAGGAAGGGCTATACCCGGGGGGATTTTACAGTTATCGCCCCCCACAGACGGAAATGACATAACGCTCACACTGGATAGGGATATTCAGTTTAAAACTGAGGAGGCTCTTAAGAAGGGTGTTGAAAAATTCCATGCGAAGAGCGGCCTTGCCATCGTCATGAATCCCAAAACTGGGGAAATTTACGCCATGGCTAATTATCCATCCTTTGATTTGAATAATTTCTCAAAGACGAGCTCTGAGGTTATACGGAATCGAGCGGTTACCGACATTTATGAACCCGGCTCCACGGTAAAAGCGATCATCGCCTCCGCTGCTCTGGAGGAGAGATTATTTACACCGAAAAACATTTTTTACCTTCCTAGTACCATTAAAGTTTCAAATAAAGTGATTAGGGAAGCTCATCCAGGACCTCCAAGAAATTTCACCTTCACTCAGATTGTCACCGAGTCCAGCAATGTGGGGGCGGTAACCATTGGCTTAAAATTGGGCAGGGAAAGAATCTATAAATATCTTAGCGCCTTTGGTTTGACGGATAAGTCTGGTATCGATTTTCCCGGTGAATCCAAGGGATATGTTCCACCGCCGGATAAATGGTATGGAACGACCATTGCAAATATTCCCTTTGGTCAAGGTTTATCCGCAACTCCTCTGCTGATAATCCAGGCCATTTCCATCATTGCAAATGATGGATTGAAGGTTCGCCCCCATTTGCTTTCCTCCATAATCAGTCCTCAGGGGAGAGTGATAAAAACCTTTTCTAGAGATCCGGGTGAAAAGGTTCTCTCTTCTAAAACTGCCCGTCAAATGCGGGGTATTTTGGAACAAGCGGTGAACGTGGGAACCGGTAAGACTGCCAGGATACCCGGTTATCGAGTAGCTGGAAAGACGGGAACCGCTCAGAAAGTCAAAAAATATGGTCGTGGATATGAATCTGGGAAGTACATCGCTTCTTTCGTTGGATTCGTACCAGCCCAGGATCCTCAACTCATCGTCCTCGTAGTTATCGATGAACCCCAGGATGCTATTTGGGGCGGTGTAGTGGCCGCCCCCATTTTTAAAGAGATAGCCGAGTTCAGTCTACGTCAACTTAGGATTGCCCCCTAGTTATTTTTATTCTAGTTTAGCGAATTTTTAGACGGGCTTGTCAAAGTACAGTTATTTTAAATGTATTTGAGACCTAGAGTTGACGAATGATATTATAGCCGTAGACATCTTTTAGAGGAGAATTCAAGTGAAATTAGCGGAGTTAATCTCTTGTGTAGATGATATTTTAAGAATCGAAGGGGACTGCGAGGTGGATATAAGAAGTCTCACCCATCATTCTAAAAGGGTTAAGCCCGGAGATCTTTTTGTGTGCATTAAAGGATTGAAGACCGATGGACATCTCTATATAGAAGAAGCCATCGCCAATGGTGCTGTAGCTATTGTCATGGAGAATTGGGTGGAGATTGCTTCCCCCGTCACTCGAATTTTGGTTCCCAATTCCAGAAGAGCTCTGGCTCATCTTTCTCACATTTTCTATGAATGCCCTAGTTCTAAGCTTACTTTAGTGGGGATTACGGGGACCAATGGTAAGACTACCACCGCTCATCTTGTGGAAAGCATTCTCTCCGAGGCGGGATATAGGGCGGGATTATTGGGAACTATCCAATATAAAATTGGGGAAAGGATTTTTCCCGTGGAAAGAACGACTCCAGAGTCCTGTGATCTTCAGAGAATACTGGGGGAAATGGTTCGGGAACATGTAGATGTAGTGGTTATGGAGGTTACCTCTCATGCTATCGACTTACATCGTACTGATCATTGTCAGTTCGATGTTTTGGTTTTTACGAATTTGAGTCAAGATCATCTCGATTATCACCACAATATGGAGGAATATTTCAGGGTAAAGAGTGAGTTATTTAGAAGTAATGATGCTAGTTGCCATATTGTTAATATAGATGATCCTTATGGGCGAAGGATCGCTGAGATTTCTCATTCAAAGGAGAATTACTTATATGGTCTGGGTCCCTTGGCAAATATCAAAGCTTCGCGAGTTAGATTAAGCGATAAAGGGGCAAGATTCAAAGTCTTAAGCTCAGGTATAGACTACGATTTTTCAATGCACCTTCATGGTTTATTCAACGTCTATAATGCTCTAGCAGCGGTTTCAATAAGTCTAAGCCTCAAGCTCCCCCTTAGAGTTATAGGAACTGGTATTGGAAAAGTGAAGAGTATCCCCGGGAGATTTGAGATCATAGATTGTGGTCAAAACTTCACCGTAGTGGTGGATTACGCCCACACGCCGGATAGTTTAGAGAAAGTAATTGGTACAGCACGAGAGATAACAAAGGGAAAGGTGATCACGGTATTTGGATGTGGAGGAGATAGGGACAGACTTAAAAGACCCTTGATGGGTGCAGTGTCGAGTCGCTTGAGCGACTATACCATAATAACCTCCGATAACCCTCGGAGCGAGGATCCGGAGGAGATCATCGCTCAGATTGAGAAGGGAATAAAGCGGGAAACTTCCGCAGAATATTGCAAAATTATGGATAGAAGGGAAGCCATTTATAGGGCTATTTCCCTAGCAAATGATGGGGATACTGTCATAATCGCCGGGAAGGGGCATGAAGTCGGTCAAATATTTGCCGATAAAACCATTCCCTTCGACGATCGCTTGGTGGCTTGTGAAATTTTAAGGGAGTTGAGAAGGTGTTCCCACTAACTGTATCTCAGGTTCTATCAGCCACAGATGGGGAACTTTTGAATGGCCTGCCTCAGCTGGTCATAAACGGTATTAGCATCGATACTCGCACCTTGAAGCCGGGTGATTTATTCATTCCCATTAAAGGCGATCATTACGATGGTCATCAGTTTGTCAAGTGTGCTTTGGAGAAAGGAGCTTGTGGCTTCCTCACCCGAAGGTGGGATAAGGCTTTTAAGAATACCTTGGGCGAGTTAAAGGGGGAAACAATCGTAATAAGGGTTGAGGATGGTCTAAGGGCTCTTCAGAGTTTAGCGTGGTATTTGCGAGGGCAGCTAAGAGTCGAGGTCATTGGGATCACGGGCAGTACGGGAAAGACTTGCACGAAGGACATGCTCGCCAGCGTGCTATCTCAAAGGATGAGGGTGGTTTGGTCCGAAAGAAACTACAATAACGAAATCGGTGTCCCCCTTACCATTCTTAGAGCCAAGCAAGATACCCAGATACTGATCGTGGAAATGGCCATGCGAGGGTTGGGCCAAATCGGTGAGCTGGCGGAGATTGCCCACCCCACAATAGGATTGGTAACGAATGTAGGGAAAACCCACTTTGAATTCCTAGGTTCTGAGGAGTTAATTGCTCAGGCAAAAAGCGAATTGGTTGAAGCTATACCCGAAGATGGCACCATCTTTCTGAATCAAGATGATCTCTGGACAGAGAGGTTAAGATCCTCAGCACGGGGACGAGTGATCACTTACGGGCTTTCAGAACTTTCAAATTTTCGTGCCTGCGATATTAGTGTGGACTCCATGGGTAGACCTTCCTTTAAAATTCTTTCGAACAGGGGAAATATTTGGGTGAATTTGCCCGTTCTGGGGAGACATAATGTTTACAATGCTCTGGCTACCTCTGCTATAGCTTCCCATTTGGGTCTGCCCCTGAAGGATATCAAAAACGGTTTGGAGACATGCACTTTATCCGGGATGCGGATGCAATTATTGACCACACCTAAGGGAATCACCATTTTAAATGATGCTTACAATGCCAATCCTACCTCCATGAGGGCAGCCCTAATAGCTCTCGGGGATATAAGATCGCAGTCGCGAAAAATAGCCGTTTTGGGAGATATGTTGGAACTGGGAGAGATCACAGACGTCTCCCATTTTGAACTGGGTAAATTTGTGAAAGAGGTGGGAGTGAATACACTCATCACGGTTGGAGAGAGCGGTAAACGAATAGCTGAGGGAGCCTTACAAAGTGGCATGGATGCGAGGGAAGTTATCTCTTGCAATACTCCCACTGAAGCAGCGCTGATTTTGAATCGGATGTTGGAGCCGGGGGATATAGTCTTGGTAAAAGCCTCTCGGGCAATGAAGTTAGAGGAGGTAGCCGAGTCTTTGCTGTAGAACTCTTTATGCGTACATTCACAATTTCAAGCTTTCAATAGTGGGGATAAGGAAGATTACTTTAGTTTGCAAATTTCCTAGATAGTGGTTTTCTCTCCATAAATACTTGTCTCCGTGGTAAGTGCAAAATGTAAAGCTAAAAATGAAGAGCGAGGTCCAACGTCTAAATTTTGCCAAAGTAAAGGAAGATTAGATGATAATCTCAAGGATATACTATTATCCAACCTATCAACTTTTCCTAACCGCCGGTCTTTCCCTTTTGGGGATTGTCACTCTCATACCCTTGTGGGTAAAGATTTTAAAGTCGAGAAATATTGGACAAATTGTGCGGACCGATGGGCCTCAAGAACATTTACAGAAGCAGGGTACTCCTACCATGGGTGGTCTTCTAATCCTCCTGGTCGTAACCTTCACCTTCCTTCTGATGTCCCAAGTTAGAGGATTTAGTGGACTGAGCATTCTAGCACTGCTGACCGCTTTATCTTGTGGATTATTGGGTTTTTTTGATGATTATTGCAAGGTTATAAAGGCAAGGTCTTTAGGACTTAGAGCCAGAACCAAGCTTTCTTGGCAACTCATTATTTCACTTGTCTTCGGTTGGATAGCTGTAAAATATCTTCATCTTTCGACAGCCGTCGCCCTTCCCCTCACAGGGATCACTCTTGATCTCGGCTGGTTTTATTATATATTTCTTTTCCTCATCGTCTCAGCCACCACGAATAGCGTCAATCTAACGGATGGCCTTGATGGTCTGGCTGCAGGTACGGTAACTTTAGTCATGATGGCCTATGCTGGTATAGCCTTTAGACAGGATTGCCTCGATTTAGCCATTTTTTGTGCAGCTGTGGGCGGAGCTTGCATTGGTTTTCTATGGTATAATTCGTATCCCGCTGATATTTTTATGGGCGATACCGGTGCATTGGGTTTGGGAGGAGCCATCGCAGCTTTAGCCGTTTTGACCAAAACGGAGCTTTTCCTCCTCCTTATAGGGGGTATATACGTCATAGAGTCTCTATCAGTTATCATTCAGGTCGTCTGCTTCAAGCGACTCAAGAAGCGGGTATTCAAGATGGCTCCCATTCACCACCATTTTGAGGTCCTTGGTTGGTCGGAGACAAAGGTGATGATAAGATTTTGGATTGTATCTGGAGCTCTAGCTGGGTTGGGATTCGCTCTGTACTTCATAACTGCTATGAAAGGTGGTTAAATATGAATTTTTCTGGGAAGAAAGTGCTCGTGGTGGGAATGGCTCACAGTGGAATGGCCGCCGCAAAGAAACTGAACGATTTAGGCGCATTGGTATCCATAGTGGATTGTGCCAGGAATACTGTCCTTGAACAGAGGGCTTTGCAGTTGGAGGAAAGGGGTATCAGCACCAGGTTAGGGAATCATAGTTTCGATGATCTCAATGCCAAAGAGTTGGTGGTTGTCAGCCCAGGCGTTCCCGATAAAATACCATTCCTCGCGGAGGCGAGGCGACGCGGCATCCTCGTGTGGAGCGAAATCGAACTCGCCTATTCTCTCATCAACCTGAGAGAGCTCAGTGTCTCCATAATCGGAGTCACGGGAACCAATGGGAAGACGACGACCATTTTATTATTGGAGGAGATTTTTAAAAGGGCCAACTGTCCGACGATCGTTGCCGGGAACATCGGACACCCTTTGGTAAAATGCATTGAAGAACTCGAAGACGGCGTCACTTTAATCGTAGAACTTTCGAGTTTTCAACTGAAGAATATAGTTCATTTTAAACCACATATCGGTGTACTTCTCAACATTACACAGGATCACTTGGATTGGCACGTGGATTTCAAGGATTATATCCAGGCAAAGAGTCGGATATTTTTAAACCAGGGTGAAGGAGATTCCGCCGTAGTAAATTACGATGATCCTCTAGTTCGAGGGCTTCTCCCCGCGGTGAAGACCACCTT is a genomic window of Actinomycetota bacterium containing:
- the mraY gene encoding phospho-N-acetylmuramoyl-pentapeptide-transferase, encoding MIISRIYYYPTYQLFLTAGLSLLGIVTLIPLWVKILKSRNIGQIVRTDGPQEHLQKQGTPTMGGLLILLVVTFTFLLMSQVRGFSGLSILALLTALSCGLLGFFDDYCKVIKARSLGLRARTKLSWQLIISLVFGWIAVKYLHLSTAVALPLTGITLDLGWFYYIFLFLIVSATTNSVNLTDGLDGLAAGTVTLVMMAYAGIAFRQDCLDLAIFCAAVGGACIGFLWYNSYPADIFMGDTGALGLGGAIAALAVLTKTELFLLLIGGIYVIESLSVIIQVVCFKRLKKRVFKMAPIHHHFEVLGWSETKVMIRFWIVSGALAGLGFALYFITAMKGG
- the murD gene encoding UDP-N-acetylmuramoyl-L-alanine--D-glutamate ligase, producing MNFSGKKVLVVGMAHSGMAAAKKLNDLGALVSIVDCARNTVLEQRALQLEERGISTRLGNHSFDDLNAKELVVVSPGVPDKIPFLAEARRRGILVWSEIELAYSLINLRELSVSIIGVTGTNGKTTTILLLEEIFKRANCPTIVAGNIGHPLVKCIEELEDGVTLIVELSSFQLKNIVHFKPHIGVLLNITQDHLDWHVDFKDYIQAKSRIFLNQGEGDSAVVNYDDPLVRGLLPAVKTTLMPFSKFRTFEKGVYIRGDKIVSNLKGNETEICEVEAVRIKGEHNLDNALAATAAALLSGISPEAINRALCDFSGVEHRLEYVLTIDGVDFYNDSKATNPGATIKALTAFNRPIVLLLGGRNKGNSFEDMAREVKERVKAVVLFGEATSEIKAALGNGSKVHCASSVPEAVFMAKELAESGDVVLFSPACASFDMFSNFEERGKVFKETVLSFRNPI